The genomic interval TTATCTACGTTAAAAAATACCTATTGGATTTAAAACATTAAATATGCCTCTTGCCAAATCTGTATTATTCTTTTCAACGTATATGATTTTGAAATGCCTGATGATTCTTAAAAAAATCATGCATTTATTTATAACTAAAAACCAGTCTTATGAATTTAAAAACCCTTTTCGCCATCTCATCATTAGCATCAATTTTTGTAAGTTGTGCCAACGATGATCCAAGTACTTTAATTGACTCTACACCAATTAATGGTTTGGCGGCATACAACCAAAATGTAAAATCTATTATTGATAATAACTGTGTTGTATGCCATGCAGCAGTTCCTAAAAATGGCGCGCCAATGTCTTTAGTTACTTATGAACAGGTGAAAAATGCAGTTTTAAACCGAGGATTGCTTACACGAATTTCTTTAGAAAATGGAGATAGTTCCTTAATGCCGCAAGGTGGACCAAGATTGCCTCAAGCTACTATCGACATTATAAATAAATGGAATCAAGATGGATTATTAGAACAATAATCCACAACAAGAATATGAATAAAATCATAACAATGCCAATGCTATTGGCTTCTTTTATTGTTTTTTCACAGGAAAAAATAATAACCAAATCAGCAGCAATAACCCTTGAAGCTTCCGTTCCTTCTTTTCAGCCTGTTGTTGGAACTAACAGCAGCGTAACTTTTGTTTTAAATCCCGTAACAGGAGAAGTGGCAAGTCTTGCATTAATGAAAGGATTCCAGTTTGAAATGGCCTTAATGGAAGAACATTTTAATGAAAATTACATGGAAACCGATAAGTATCCAAAAGCAGTTTTCAGGGGACAAATTGAAGGTTTCGACATTAGAAGTCTAACAGAAGATTATAAAGATTATACCATAAAAGGAAAATTAGAAGTGCATGGAAAATCCAAGGATATAAATGCGGATGCAAAAATTACAAGATCAGGTTCCAGAGTCACCTTTATATCTGATTTTGAAGTGAATGCAAGTGATTTCAATATTCCAATTCCAGCGCTTATTAAATATAAACTGGATAATAAAGTCAAAATTCAAATTATTGCAGTTTTAAAATAAGGGCTGCACAAAACAGAATGATAAAAAAAATAAAGGCGAAATAATGAAAAAAACGATACTTATTACAATGCTGTGTGTCTGCGCTATCGGTGTATCACAAGAAAAAATGGTCAGTAAATCGGCAAAAGTTACTTTTGAAGCTTCCGTTCCTTCTTTTGAAGAAGTTAAAGCAGTAAATAAGAATGTTACTTTTGTTTTGAATCCAGCAACAGGAGAGATTGCAAGTTTAGCCCTTATGAAAGGTTTCCAGTTTAAGGTAGCTTTAATGGAAGAACACTTTAATGAAAATTACATCGAAAGCGACCAATATCCGAAAGCCGTATTTAAAGGAAAGATAGAAGGATTTGATCTTCAAAGCCTAAGCGCAAGTGCTAAGGATTTTATCATTAAAGGCAAATTAGAACTTCACGGTAAATCCAGGGATATAAATACTACTGCAAAGATAAGCAGACCACTATCAGGGGTCAGTATTTCATGTAATTTCAGCGTAAATGCCAGTGATTTTAATATTGAAATCCCAAATTTGGTTAAAAACAAGCTTTCCAATAAAATAAATATCCAGATTGCCGCATTCTTAGAAACCAATAGACAATAACCGGCTGTAAACTATCTCGAAAAGTCAATAATTTTTTATATATAAAAATGGAGGAAGAAATAAAAATTGAGGACGGTCTTACCCTTATCCGGTTTCAGAACGACAGTTCAGAATCTTTTTTGGCACAGCACGAAATAGGTGCCGGCCTGATACAGTTTCATTTCGGACTAAAAGGCAATGCATTTTTTTTTTCCAGTCAGGATAATTGCACTTTAGAATTGAAAGAGGAAAAATCACTGATTTTGTGCAATCTGCAGTATCAGTCATTGCTTAAGTTAGAACTTTCTCCAAATTCATGGGTTATTTCTGTTATTGTTTCGATTAATAAATTTCACTCGTTATTTTCCGTTCAGGCAGATTATATTTCTATTTTAAGCCCCGATAAGAAGAAAAAAAAGTATTATACCGAAGCGAACATCAGTCCTGCTATGGCTGTTGTTTTGAGCCAGCTGTTTCATTACAGCCTTCATCCTTCCCTAAAGAACCTTTATTATAAAGGAAAAGGATATGAATTATTGAGTCTGTATTTCAGTAAAATGGAAGATCCAAACGCAGTGCAATGTCCATTTTTGATTGATGATGATAACGTACTGAAAATCAAAAAAGCCAGAGAAATACTTATCGCCAATATGGCCGAACCGCCAGGACTGCAGCAGCTGGCAGATGAAATTGGACTGAATATGAAAAAATTAAAAATAGGTTTCAAACAAATTTACGGCGATACTGTTTATGGTTTTCTGTTTGACTACAAAATGGATTTTGCACTAAAACTATTGGACAGCGGTTCTTACAATGTAAATGAAGTCGGCTTGAAAATAGGATACAGCACCGGAAGCCATTTTATTGCGGGATTTAAAAAGAAATTTTCCACAACCCCAAAAAGATATCTGATGTCCATTAATACCAATCATAAAAACAGTATCGCTTTTATAGATTAGGGCATAAATAAAAATATATTTGATTAATATTAAGAAGCGGCAAGCACTGAGTTTGAGTAAAAATTAGAACAAATCTTAAAACAAAAAAGATAATGAAAGGAGTATTATTAGTAAATTTAGGATCTCCCGAAAGTTCCGCGCCAAAAGATGTCAAACCGTATTTAGATGAATTTCTAATGGATAAATATGTGATCGATGTTCCGTATTTATTAAGAGCTTTACTAGTTCGCGGCATTATTTTAAGAAAAAGACCAGAAGAATCTGCGCACGCTTACGCAAAAATCTGGTGGGAAGAAGGTTCTCCATTGGTTGTTCTTTCAGAAAGAATGCAGAAAAAACTACAGCCTTTAGTAAATGTTCCCGTTTCCTTAGCAATGCGTTACGGAAGCATGACCATAGAAAAAGGGCTTCAGGAATTGAGCGATAAAGGAGTTAAAGATGTAATGCTTTTCCCACTGTATCCACAATATGCGATGGCTTCGACTTTGACTATTTTGGTAAAGGCTGAAGAAATTCGCAAGAAGAAATTCCCGCACATGACATTTACTGATGTTCCGGCATTTTATAATAAACCAGATTACATCAAGAATTTGGCCGATTCAATTCAGAAACATGTAGTTGGTTTTGAATATGATCATTTGTTGTTCTCGTATCACGGAATTCCAGAACGTCATATCCGCAAAACCGACGTAACAAAATCGCATTGTAAAATTGACGGATCCTGCTGCACCACGCCATCTCCGGCGCACGAATTCTGCTATCGCCACCAATGTTATGAAACTACAAGACAAGTCGTTAAATTATTAGGTCTTTCCGAAGATCAATACAGTCTGACATTTCAATCGCGTTTAGCAGGAGATAAATGGTTAGAACCTTATACAGATGTTGAAATTGATAACATGTCGGCAAAAGGAATCAAGAAATTGGCAGTTGTTACTCCGGCTTTTGTTTCAGACTGTTTAGAAACACTCGAAGAAATCGCTATGCGTGCCAAAGAAGATTTTGAAGCAAAAGGAGGAGAAGAGTTTTTGGCAATTCCATGTTTGAATGACGACGACAAATGGTGCCGGACAGTGAGTAAATGGATTAGGGACTGGTCAGAATAATCCTGAACGGGCACTTCTCTATCGATCCATTAAATTAATCGGATGAGATTTGAAATATTTCTGATATGCTCTATATAACTGATTAATTCCTAAACCTGTAAAAAATAAAGAGATCATATTACAAAATACAGACTTATAAAACGGATTTATGTTCTGAAAAACGGCATGCAAAACAACGATGAAGATCAGCATTGCCAGAAAAACTCCAATCATAGTTCCGGCTAAATAATAGTGCTTCCATTTTTTTTTAGGATCAATATACCCCTTTTTTAGCAGATACAAATTCCAAGCTGTCCAGAAAGGCAGCTGCAAAAAATTAAAAGCATTTAAAACTATTCCCATTACAAAAGGGGAATAGCTTTTGAATCGCATAAGAAATTCATAAGATGATGTCTGCTGGCCGCTCCCCTTATAAAAGACATAGGCTATTGCAAACATTAATACTGCTGAAAATATATCTATTATTATTAAAAGTTTGCTGATCCTTGCCAGGCCATCAGCAAAATAAAGGGTAAAATAAACAACAAAAGATTCCACAAAAATTATCCCCAATAAAAAAAGCATTAAATTATACAGCCCTGTATCTGAATAAATTTCCAATCCGGCAAAACTTAAATACCCGGGCAGGACAGAACCTAAAAAGCCTACCACAAATCCAGAGGCAAAATTCATGAACAGTTTCATCTTAAAAATTTATAATTTTACTGTTGTGTCTTACATGCAGCCTATATTCTTTGATGCCTGTTTTATAATCCAGATAGGGTACTCCCCTTCTATGGTTTTGCGTACTTATTTCATACATATAGGTAATATGTCTGGCGAGTTCATTCCATGCGAACCATAGGGAATGTTTGGGATCATAAATATGAGTAGGTTCGCTTGCCGCACCGTTTAGTTCGACTATCTGAAAATTTTTTCCCTGCTCCAATTCTTCGAAAGTATTATACATGATATCAAAACGTCCGAAATAGAATTCCGGAATCTGAACAGCAATCCTGTTAATTGTCTCGGTTAATTCCGGCGTTATCCACTCGCTGCCGTCAAGAAATTTTGCTCCGCGCGCATGATTGCCGAACGGAACCAAATTCAATGTTTCATCCTGCGGTAAAATCTGCTGCAGCTGTTTTCCATATTCTTTTTTTAAAGCATCCATTTGCAGTTCAAATCTTGGATTCTCTTTAATTAAATCTTCAATGGTAGACTTACCGTCTCCCGTCACAGTCAAAAATTCTTTAGAAACAATTCCTGTGATTTTTCCGTTTTTCTGAAACGGACGGCGAACATAAAAAATGCCTACTTCTTTTTCAAACGAAATGAGATCCTGCAGTAAAAAATCAAAATTTGCTTTACCCGCATAAGCAGCCAGCTCAGAAATTGATTTGATTTTTTTTACACCAGAGCCCCGCAGTCCAATGTCGGGTTTTGCGATTAACGGAAAATTAATTTCATTTTCCTGCACTAGATTTAGGATCTCTTTGAAATCAGAATTCTCGCGAATTATAATGGTTTTCGGATAGTGTTTTATAGGCAGCAGATCGTAAATCTGTTTTTTGCTTTCCATCATAAACCCGCCATTTTTAATCTTGGGATTAGAAGCATTAAAGAAAAAAAGAGATCTGGCTTTTACAGCATAATAGGCCCAAAGAAAATAAATAGGAAAATATAAAACCTGAAACGGCCAGTATTCCCAATTGGTGACTTTATGAAAAAATAACTTCATTGTTTTCGATTTTAAATTTGAATGAAAGAGGCCGAAAAATCTTTGGTTTTAACTAAATCATAATATTTCATAATTCCTTTATTCTGCTCTGTTACCGCTTGAGTTACACTTAAGGTTTTCATTATATTTTCTCTGTTGATGATTAAACCGTTTTGCGCATCATCACTATGAGTGTTTTTATGAAAATCGAGCATATCCGGAGCCGAGATTTCATTTTTGTCTTTGATGAATTCAAAAAACCAATCAGATCGTTTTTTTCTAACTTCTTCAGGATATAAAGTAACCGACGACCAAATGTAACTCTGCGTTTCATCCAGCTTTGATGTTCTTTTAGCGGCACCATCCCAGATCAGTTCGTATAAACTTTTCTGCTGATACAAAACCAGCGTAAAAGGTTCTATATTTTCGAGATTAATCTGATTCCAAAAGTCTTTGGGCGAATCATTTTCGATAATTTCCAGCACAATTAATCCGCGGCTTTTTCGAAACGGAAGAATTGGTGTGTGTTTTGTAATTCCGCCATTTAACAAAACTGCGACCGTTCCGTTTTCATCAATGGCAAACCAGGTTCCTCCGGCTTTTGAATCTTTCGGATACATAATATTTTTTCCTTTGTGACTGTAATTTCGTGGCTCAACTGCCCCGGGCCGAACTACTTTTTCATCCCGGTTTGAGGTAATAATGGCAGCCCCTTTATTGTTTACAAAACTTACTGTGCACATTGTTTTCTATATTCGATTGTGGAACGCGCTACTCCAAAAT from Flavobacterium sp. YJ01 carries:
- a CDS encoding AraC family transcriptional regulator codes for the protein MKMEEEIKIEDGLTLIRFQNDSSESFLAQHEIGAGLIQFHFGLKGNAFFFSSQDNCTLELKEEKSLILCNLQYQSLLKLELSPNSWVISVIVSINKFHSLFSVQADYISILSPDKKKKKYYTEANISPAMAVVLSQLFHYSLHPSLKNLYYKGKGYELLSLYFSKMEDPNAVQCPFLIDDDNVLKIKKAREILIANMAEPPGLQQLADEIGLNMKKLKIGFKQIYGDTVYGFLFDYKMDFALKLLDSGSYNVNEVGLKIGYSTGSHFIAGFKKKFSTTPKRYLMSINTNHKNSIAFID
- the hemH gene encoding ferrochelatase encodes the protein MKGVLLVNLGSPESSAPKDVKPYLDEFLMDKYVIDVPYLLRALLVRGIILRKRPEESAHAYAKIWWEEGSPLVVLSERMQKKLQPLVNVPVSLAMRYGSMTIEKGLQELSDKGVKDVMLFPLYPQYAMASTLTILVKAEEIRKKKFPHMTFTDVPAFYNKPDYIKNLADSIQKHVVGFEYDHLLFSYHGIPERHIRKTDVTKSHCKIDGSCCTTPSPAHEFCYRHQCYETTRQVVKLLGLSEDQYSLTFQSRLAGDKWLEPYTDVEIDNMSAKGIKKLAVVTPAFVSDCLETLEEIAMRAKEDFEAKGGEEFLAIPCLNDDDKWCRTVSKWIRDWSE
- a CDS encoding YceI family protein, with the protein product MNKIITMPMLLASFIVFSQEKIITKSAAITLEASVPSFQPVVGTNSSVTFVLNPVTGEVASLALMKGFQFEMALMEEHFNENYMETDKYPKAVFRGQIEGFDIRSLTEDYKDYTIKGKLEVHGKSKDINADAKITRSGSRVTFISDFEVNASDFNIPIPALIKYKLDNKVKIQIIAVLK
- a CDS encoding NRDE family protein, with translation MCTVSFVNNKGAAIITSNRDEKVVRPGAVEPRNYSHKGKNIMYPKDSKAGGTWFAIDENGTVAVLLNGGITKHTPILPFRKSRGLIVLEIIENDSPKDFWNQINLENIEPFTLVLYQQKSLYELIWDGAAKRTSKLDETQSYIWSSVTLYPEEVRKKRSDWFFEFIKDKNEISAPDMLDFHKNTHSDDAQNGLIINRENIMKTLSVTQAVTEQNKGIMKYYDLVKTKDFSASFIQI
- a CDS encoding YceI family protein — translated: MKKTILITMLCVCAIGVSQEKMVSKSAKVTFEASVPSFEEVKAVNKNVTFVLNPATGEIASLALMKGFQFKVALMEEHFNENYIESDQYPKAVFKGKIEGFDLQSLSASAKDFIIKGKLELHGKSRDINTTAKISRPLSGVSISCNFSVNASDFNIEIPNLVKNKLSNKINIQIAAFLETNRQ
- a CDS encoding D-alanine--D-alanine ligase, which encodes MKLFFHKVTNWEYWPFQVLYFPIYFLWAYYAVKARSLFFFNASNPKIKNGGFMMESKKQIYDLLPIKHYPKTIIIRENSDFKEILNLVQENEINFPLIAKPDIGLRGSGVKKIKSISELAAYAGKANFDFLLQDLISFEKEVGIFYVRRPFQKNGKITGIVSKEFLTVTGDGKSTIEDLIKENPRFELQMDALKKEYGKQLQQILPQDETLNLVPFGNHARGAKFLDGSEWITPELTETINRIAVQIPEFYFGRFDIMYNTFEELEQGKNFQIVELNGAASEPTHIYDPKHSLWFAWNELARHITYMYEISTQNHRRGVPYLDYKTGIKEYRLHVRHNSKIINF